A window from Salvia miltiorrhiza cultivar Shanhuang (shh) chromosome 2, IMPLAD_Smil_shh, whole genome shotgun sequence encodes these proteins:
- the LOC131008338 gene encoding uncharacterized protein LOC131008338: protein MHLRDLEDDKKMMVVQFLLQHSKDGIPKYGKMKEAVCRPLFDENGNALFDGKIGIFPFTQVIPAQRRSKNRNAGTPETKPIQSITQAVMRECFINQLIPAIMNKWPQGASKLIFIQQDNAKPHISDSDIEFRQAASQNGFDIRLVQQPPNSPDTNVNDLGWFRAIQSIQEESVCTTVDQLVNAVCKSFMDLSPIALNKVFLSLQGCMIETMKMNGHNAYKLPHMSKNALIRQNALPLTLKVDKDLVDQCIMHMIE from the exons ATGCACTTGAGGGATCTTGAAGATGATAAGAAGATGATGGTTGTCCAGTTTCTCCTTCAACACTCGAAAGATGGCATCCCCAAGTACGGAAAAATGAAAGAAGCCG TTTGCAGGCCACTCTTTGATGAGAATGGCAATGCATTGTTTGATGGGAAAATTGGTATTTTCCCATTCACACAAGTCATTCCAGCTCAGAGAAGAAGCAAGAATAGGAATGCAGGGACACCAGAGACTAAACCAATTCAATCAATCACTCAAGCAGTGATGAGAGAGTGTTTCATCAATCAG CTTATTCCAGCTATCATGAACAAATGGCCTCAAGGTGCATCAAAGTTGATCTTCATTCAACAAGATAATGCAAAGCCACATATAAGTGATTCAGATATAGAGTTCAGACAGGCTGCCTCTCAGAATGGCTTTGATATTAGACTTGTTCAACAACCCCCCAACTCACCTGACACAAATGTCAATGACTTAGGGTGGTTTAGAGCAATTCAAAGCATTCAAGAGGAGTCAGTTTGCACTACAGTGGATCAGTTAGTTAATGCAGTATGCAAAAGCTTCATGGATCTCAGTCCAATAGCATTGAACAAGGTTTTCTTATCACTACAAGGCTGCATGATAGAAACAATGAAGATGAATGGGCATAATGCTTACAAACTGCCCCATATGAGCAAAAATGCTCTAATAAGGCAGAATGCCCTCCCTCTCACATTGAAAGTGGACAAAGATCTTGTCGATCAGTGTATTATGCACATGATAGAGTAA
- the LOC131008339 gene encoding egg cell-secreted protein 1.3-like, with product MAFSTKLLAVVVVAVLASPIMTSARKVAESRWSLAARLKVAEEGPSTCWDALFELQSCSGEVVMFFLNGETQLGENCCSAIKVIERQCWPSMLGTLGITTEETNVLRGYCDATAAPPPQCYNFPRLQLQN from the coding sequence ATGGCTTTCTCCACGAAGCTCCTGGCAGTTGTGGTGGTGGCTGTGCTAGCGTCGCCCATCATGACGTCGGCAAGGAAAGTGGCGGAGTCGAGATGGAGCCTAGCAGCGCGTCTGAAAGTTGCGGAAGAAGGGCCTAGCACTTGCTGGGATGCGTTGTTTGAACTTCAATCTTGCAGCGGAGAAGTGGTGATGTTCTTCCTGAATGGGGAGACTCAACTTGGGGAAAACTGCTGCAGCGCCATAAAAGTGATAGAGCGACAGTGCTGGCCCTCCATGCTCGGAACCCTCGGCATCACTACTGAAGAAACCAACGTTCTCCGTGGTTACTGCGATGCCACTGCCGCCCCTCCGCCTCAATGCTACAATTTCCCACGCTTGCAGTTGCAAAACTAA
- the LOC131012107 gene encoding egg cell-secreted protein 1.2-like, protein MAKLVAVVVVGLVASSLMAMVSARNLAARLKVAEEGPSTCWDALSELQSCSAEVVMFFLNGETQLGANCCAAIGVIEHQCWPSMLGTLGITTEEGNVLRGYCDATNSATASAPASSLDQCYNFPRLQN, encoded by the coding sequence ATGGCTAAGCTCGTCGCAGTTGTCGTCGTTGGTCTTGTAGCATCATCCCTCATGGCCATGGTCTCGGCAAGAAATTTAGCAGCGCGTCTGAAAGTGGCGGAAGAGGGGCCTAGCACGTGCTGGGATGCGTTGTCGGAGCTTCAATCCTGCAGCGCAGAAGTGGTTATGTTCTTCCTTAATGGGGAGACTCAGCTGGGCGCCAACTGCTGCGCCGCCATAGGAGTCATTGAGCATCAGTGCTGGCCCTCCATGCTCGGAACCCTCGGCATCACTACTGAAGAAGGCAACGTTCTCCGCGGCTACTGCGATGCCACCAACTCCGCCACCGCCTCTGCCCCCGCATCCAGCTTGGACCAATGCTACAACTTCCCACGCTTGCAAAactaa
- the LOC131012108 gene encoding uncharacterized protein LOC131012108, whose protein sequence is MVGFLVSYFHSRRTHPFVPSKFQFPFFQLPVPASSRRTAPPRRGAARTRRRLSLPRPAAAPPAARTAQPHSRSLFANAGDSFNSHPALTLRRSGFSDLDK, encoded by the exons ATGG TAGGGTTTTTGGTTTCATACTTTCATTCCCGCCGCACACACCCTTTCGTCCCTTCCAAATTCCAATTTCCATTCTTCCAACTCCCAGTCCCAGCCTCCAGCCGCCGCACTGCCCCGCCCCGCCGCGGCGCCGCCCGCACTCGACGTCGACTCTCACTGCCCCGCCCCGCCGCGGCGCCTCCAGCCGCCCGCACTGCCCAGCCTCACAGTCGCTCCCTCTTCGCCAACGCCGGTGATTCCTTCAATAGTCACCCCGCCCTCACTCTCAGACGCAGTGGATTCTCGGACTTAG ACAAGTGA